The Setaria italica strain Yugu1 chromosome IX, Setaria_italica_v2.0, whole genome shotgun sequence genome has a window encoding:
- the LOC101773912 gene encoding uncharacterized protein LOC101773912 isoform X1, which translates to MVAEAAPSSSAAIWSRRRDEITFDRLHKFWSALSPRARHELLRLDKQTLIEHARKNLYCSRCNGLLLESFTQIVMYGKSLHQEGPCEPRIQEVEAEEVQDPSVHPWGGLSTTKDGILTLLDCFINAKSLHVIQNVFDNARAREREREMLYPDACGGGGRGWISPVIPNYGRGHGTRDTCALHTARLSCDTLVDFWSALGEETRSSLLRMKEEDFIERLMHRFDSKRFCRDCRRNVIREFKELKELKRMRKEPRCTSWFCVADTAFKCEVFEDAVLVDWHQSLLEQDGNYHHFEWAIGTDEGKSDILNFENVGMNGQVHRKGLDLDQFEDYFVTLRACRLDGRCTEFCVKAHALKGQSCVHRRLIVGDGFVTITKGESIRSFFEHAEEAEEEDEDDAMDRDSNDPDGDVAHPQKHAKSPELAREFLLDAAAVIFKEQVEKAFREGTARQNAHSVFVSLALKLLEARVHVACKEIITLEKQTKLLEEEEKEKREEEERRERRRTKEREKKNRRKERLKGKDRDKEKIPIQSKDSDETSPSSLCNQAAPTNESEDILDSRYSDSEEEDNVVVREHSSPDSSVEQSSTRDSDERSNEHECHTTADCDGSFSCEESISSRRNLRYRRDFPQEQDASYWYEDCQDDSGDILQHSRERMRNNTRGYNTAFSANNRTRDRYNPCSCGHQEEYRYFPNTARPSRDMKMARKTVEKPRLQYRRCYPLDSFVVPKGGRVGGTPTKIAGPKQVWEPMDARKKASLGNGNNAAGVADDADRSDQVECSKDISECEKLEKVCEPLAVCSERSEEACKSDTDQPCSEKRQSACNDEPHAVDKPDSCLTKDTGRTANLTSSDSSSCLSEGDRDSSMSSMTSLSAQNAESLSTSDSEESSDRNNSSPGDPPAKSASRSLLEMCAGNGFREYQPKGLHPPDSNQFGFRVGPFQDQMLHHQKVHAPYSAPFMGFHNQPLPVPTNGYLSYPQPGHFYPGPVAPVGYGVAGNQRVDFPMQYSNNVHPYPGPEFGFLPTAPVHKTPVSLHAVPVPPPPPLCRSGVPMVMNPERQQSHPLLPKLNQAVPVAENGCAEDNTTKQKQKDDDSTPFSLFQFNLPIAPPAPAASKEEHGGGALAPSRPQLPIAQAQPCSREETNIKEYNLFSGCNKGAMFQLN; encoded by the exons ATGgtcgcggaggcggcgccgtcctcgtcggcggcgatCTGGTCGCGCCGCCGCGACGAGATCACCTTCGACCGCCTGCACAAG TTTTGGAGTGCCCTATCACCTCGCGCACGACATGAGCTGCTCAGACTTGATAAACAGACCCTCATCGAGCATGCTCGCAAGAACTTGTACTGTTCAAGGTGCAATGGGCTGCTTTTGGAAAGTTTCACACAAATAGTCATGTATGGTAAGTCACTGCATCAAGAAGGTCCGTGTGAACCAAGGATTCAGGAAGTTGAAGCAGAAGAAGTTCAGGACCCTTCAGTTCATCCTTGGGGAGGCCTTTCAACAACAAAGGATGGCATCCTAACTCTTCTTGATTGCTTCATAAATGCAAAATCTCTTCATGTGATCCAGAAT GTATTTGACAACGCACGTGCAAGGGAACGTGAACGTGAAATGCTTTACCCTGATgcatgtggtggtggtggcagaggATGGATTAGCCCAGTGATACCTAACTATGGCAGGGGGCATGGAACACGAGACACATGTGCTTTGCACACTGCACGCCTTTCTTGTGATACTCTGGTGGATTTTTGGTCAGCACTGGGTGAAGAAACTAGATCGTCTCTTTTAAGGATGAAGGAAGAGGACTTCATTGAAAGACTTATGCATAG GTTTGACAGCAAGAGATTTTGCAGAGACTGCAGAAGGAATGTTATTCGCGAATTCAAAGAGCTCAAGGAGCTAAAGCGCATGCGAAAGGAACCTCGCTGCACTAGTTGGTTTTGTGTTGCAGATACAGCATTTAAGTGTGAG GTGTTCGAGGATGCTGTTCTTGTTGATTGGCACCAATCCTTATTGGAGCAAGATGGAAATTACCACCATTTTGAGTGGGCTATTGGAACAGATGAAGGAAAATCTGATATtctaaactttgaaaatgtggggatgaaTGGGCAAGTCCACAGAAAAGGCCTCGATCTTGATCAGTTTGAAGACTATTTTGTTACACTGAGAGCATGTAGACTGGATGGGCGCTGTACAGAGTTCTGTGTGAAGGCTCATGCCTTGAAGGGCCAATCATGTGTTCACCGCAGGCTGATTGTGGGGGACGGATTTGTGACAATTACCAAAGGTGAAAGTATTAGAAGTTTCTTTGAGCATGCTGAAGAAGCAGAGGAAGAGGAT GAAGATGATGCAATGGATAGAGACAGCAATGACCCTGATGGTGATGTCGCTCATCCACAGAAGCATGCTAAGAGCCCTGAACTTGCAAGAGAATTTCTCCTGGATGCTGCTGCAGTAATCTTCAAAGAACAG GTCGAGAAGGCTTTCAGAGAAGGCACGGCACGGCAAAATGCACATAGTGTTTTTGTGTCCCTTGCACTGAAACTGTTGGAAGCACGAGTTCATGTTGCTTGCAAGGAAATAATTACTTTGGAAAAACAG ACCAAACTTcttgaggaagaggagaaagaaaagcgtgaggaagaagaacgcagggagaggaggaggacaaaagagagggaaaaaaagaacagaaggaaggaaaggctgaaagggaaggacagagataaggaaaaaataCCGATTCAATCAAAAGATTCAGATGAAACTTCACCATCATCTCTGTGCAACCAAGCAGCACCAACTAACGAGTCAGAAGATATTCTTGACTCAAGATATTCAGatagtgaagaagaagataatgtTGTGGTCAGGGAGCACTCCTCTCCTGATTCCTCTGTTGAGCAGTCTTCAACCAGGGACAGTGATGAAAGGAGCAATGAGCATGAATGCCATACAACAGCAGATTGTGATGGCTCATTCTCATGTGAGGAGTCTATATCATCAAGAAGAAACCTGAGATATAGAAGAGACTTCCCTCAAGAACAAGATGCCAGTTATTGGTATGAAGATTGCCAAGATGACTCTGGAGATATTCTGCAGCATTCTAGGGAAAGGATGAGGAATAACACTAGAGGCTACAACACTGCATTTAGTGCAAATAATAGAACAAGGGATAGATACAATCCCTGCAGTTGCGGTCATCAGGAAGAGTACAGATACTTTCCCAATACAGCTAGACCAAGCAGGGATATGAAGATGGCCAGGAAAACAGTTGAGAAGCCCAGGTTGCAGTACCGTAGGTGCTATCCATTGGATAGCTTCGTAGTGCCTAAAGGAGGCCGTGTTGGTGGTACACCAACCAAGATTGCAGGCCCAAAGCAAGTATGGGAGCCAATGGATGCAAGAAAGAAGGCCAGCTTGGGGAATGGAAATAATGCTGCTGGAGTTGCTGATGATGCTGATCGGTCAGATCAAGTGGAATGCTCAAAGGATATTAGTGAGTGTGAAAAGCTGGAGAAAGTGTGTGAACCACTCGCGGTTTGTTCTGAGAGATCTGAGGAAGCTTGCAAGTCAGACACAGATCAGCCATGCAGTGAGAAGCGCCAGTCTGCATGTAATGATGAACCTCATGCCGTGGATAAGCCAGATAGCTGCTTGACAAAGGACACTGGTAGGACGGCAAACCTAACCAGTTCGGACAGTTCCTCATGTCTAAGTGAAGGAGACAGAGATAGTAGCATGAGTAGCATGACCTCACTCAGTGCTCAGAATGCAGAATCTTTATCTACATCTGATTCAGAAGAGTCTTCAGACAGGAACAATAGCAGCCCAGGTGATCCACCAGCAAAGAGCGCTTCCCGTTCATTACTTGAGATGTGTGCAGGAAATGGTTTCAGGGAGTACCAACCTAAAGGCCTGCATCCTCCTGACAGCAACCAGTTTGGGTTCAGGGTCGGCCCTTTTCAGGACCAGATGTTGCACCACCAGAAGGTCCATGCACCTTACTCAGCACCATTTATGGGGTTCCACAATCAACCCCTACCAGTTCCAACAAATGGGTACCTGTCGTATCCTCAGCCTGGTCACTTCTACCCTGGCCCTGTGGCCCCTGTTGGATATGGAGTTGCTGGGAACCAACGTGTGGACTTCCCAATGCAGTACAGCAATAACGTTCATCCTTACCCGGGCCCTGAGTTTGGTTTTCTGCCTACGGCGCCAGTTCACAAGACTCCTGTGAGCCTCCATGCTGTGCCagtgccaccaccacccccgctATGTAGAAGCGGAGTGCCGATGGTGATGAATCCAGAGAGGCAGCAGAGCCATCCTCTCCTTCCTAAATTAAACCAGGCAGTGCCGGTGGCTGAGAACGGCTGTGCAGAAGACAACACCACCAAGCAAAAACAGAAAGATGATGACAGCACGCCGTTCTCCTTGTTCCAGTTCAACCTGCCGATCGCCCCTCCCGCACCGGCAGCGTCCAAAGAAGAGCATGGTGGGGGAGCATTGGCGCCGTCGAGACCGCAGCTGCCAATTGCTCAGGCCCAGCCATGCTCAAGGGAGGAGACGAACATCAAGGAGTATAACCTCTTCTCCGGGTGTAATAAGGGAGCGATGTTTCAGCTCAACTAG
- the LOC101773912 gene encoding uncharacterized protein LOC101773912 isoform X2, protein MYGKSLHQEGPCEPRIQEVEAEEVQDPSVHPWGGLSTTKDGILTLLDCFINAKSLHVIQNVFDNARAREREREMLYPDACGGGGRGWISPVIPNYGRGHGTRDTCALHTARLSCDTLVDFWSALGEETRSSLLRMKEEDFIERLMHRFDSKRFCRDCRRNVIREFKELKELKRMRKEPRCTSWFCVADTAFKCEVFEDAVLVDWHQSLLEQDGNYHHFEWAIGTDEGKSDILNFENVGMNGQVHRKGLDLDQFEDYFVTLRACRLDGRCTEFCVKAHALKGQSCVHRRLIVGDGFVTITKGESIRSFFEHAEEAEEEDEDDAMDRDSNDPDGDVAHPQKHAKSPELAREFLLDAAAVIFKEQVEKAFREGTARQNAHSVFVSLALKLLEARVHVACKEIITLEKQTKLLEEEEKEKREEEERRERRRTKEREKKNRRKERLKGKDRDKEKIPIQSKDSDETSPSSLCNQAAPTNESEDILDSRYSDSEEEDNVVVREHSSPDSSVEQSSTRDSDERSNEHECHTTADCDGSFSCEESISSRRNLRYRRDFPQEQDASYWYEDCQDDSGDILQHSRERMRNNTRGYNTAFSANNRTRDRYNPCSCGHQEEYRYFPNTARPSRDMKMARKTVEKPRLQYRRCYPLDSFVVPKGGRVGGTPTKIAGPKQVWEPMDARKKASLGNGNNAAGVADDADRSDQVECSKDISECEKLEKVCEPLAVCSERSEEACKSDTDQPCSEKRQSACNDEPHAVDKPDSCLTKDTGRTANLTSSDSSSCLSEGDRDSSMSSMTSLSAQNAESLSTSDSEESSDRNNSSPGDPPAKSASRSLLEMCAGNGFREYQPKGLHPPDSNQFGFRVGPFQDQMLHHQKVHAPYSAPFMGFHNQPLPVPTNGYLSYPQPGHFYPGPVAPVGYGVAGNQRVDFPMQYSNNVHPYPGPEFGFLPTAPVHKTPVSLHAVPVPPPPPLCRSGVPMVMNPERQQSHPLLPKLNQAVPVAENGCAEDNTTKQKQKDDDSTPFSLFQFNLPIAPPAPAASKEEHGGGALAPSRPQLPIAQAQPCSREETNIKEYNLFSGCNKGAMFQLN, encoded by the exons ATGTATGGTAAGTCACTGCATCAAGAAGGTCCGTGTGAACCAAGGATTCAGGAAGTTGAAGCAGAAGAAGTTCAGGACCCTTCAGTTCATCCTTGGGGAGGCCTTTCAACAACAAAGGATGGCATCCTAACTCTTCTTGATTGCTTCATAAATGCAAAATCTCTTCATGTGATCCAGAAT GTATTTGACAACGCACGTGCAAGGGAACGTGAACGTGAAATGCTTTACCCTGATgcatgtggtggtggtggcagaggATGGATTAGCCCAGTGATACCTAACTATGGCAGGGGGCATGGAACACGAGACACATGTGCTTTGCACACTGCACGCCTTTCTTGTGATACTCTGGTGGATTTTTGGTCAGCACTGGGTGAAGAAACTAGATCGTCTCTTTTAAGGATGAAGGAAGAGGACTTCATTGAAAGACTTATGCATAG GTTTGACAGCAAGAGATTTTGCAGAGACTGCAGAAGGAATGTTATTCGCGAATTCAAAGAGCTCAAGGAGCTAAAGCGCATGCGAAAGGAACCTCGCTGCACTAGTTGGTTTTGTGTTGCAGATACAGCATTTAAGTGTGAG GTGTTCGAGGATGCTGTTCTTGTTGATTGGCACCAATCCTTATTGGAGCAAGATGGAAATTACCACCATTTTGAGTGGGCTATTGGAACAGATGAAGGAAAATCTGATATtctaaactttgaaaatgtggggatgaaTGGGCAAGTCCACAGAAAAGGCCTCGATCTTGATCAGTTTGAAGACTATTTTGTTACACTGAGAGCATGTAGACTGGATGGGCGCTGTACAGAGTTCTGTGTGAAGGCTCATGCCTTGAAGGGCCAATCATGTGTTCACCGCAGGCTGATTGTGGGGGACGGATTTGTGACAATTACCAAAGGTGAAAGTATTAGAAGTTTCTTTGAGCATGCTGAAGAAGCAGAGGAAGAGGAT GAAGATGATGCAATGGATAGAGACAGCAATGACCCTGATGGTGATGTCGCTCATCCACAGAAGCATGCTAAGAGCCCTGAACTTGCAAGAGAATTTCTCCTGGATGCTGCTGCAGTAATCTTCAAAGAACAG GTCGAGAAGGCTTTCAGAGAAGGCACGGCACGGCAAAATGCACATAGTGTTTTTGTGTCCCTTGCACTGAAACTGTTGGAAGCACGAGTTCATGTTGCTTGCAAGGAAATAATTACTTTGGAAAAACAG ACCAAACTTcttgaggaagaggagaaagaaaagcgtgaggaagaagaacgcagggagaggaggaggacaaaagagagggaaaaaaagaacagaaggaaggaaaggctgaaagggaaggacagagataaggaaaaaataCCGATTCAATCAAAAGATTCAGATGAAACTTCACCATCATCTCTGTGCAACCAAGCAGCACCAACTAACGAGTCAGAAGATATTCTTGACTCAAGATATTCAGatagtgaagaagaagataatgtTGTGGTCAGGGAGCACTCCTCTCCTGATTCCTCTGTTGAGCAGTCTTCAACCAGGGACAGTGATGAAAGGAGCAATGAGCATGAATGCCATACAACAGCAGATTGTGATGGCTCATTCTCATGTGAGGAGTCTATATCATCAAGAAGAAACCTGAGATATAGAAGAGACTTCCCTCAAGAACAAGATGCCAGTTATTGGTATGAAGATTGCCAAGATGACTCTGGAGATATTCTGCAGCATTCTAGGGAAAGGATGAGGAATAACACTAGAGGCTACAACACTGCATTTAGTGCAAATAATAGAACAAGGGATAGATACAATCCCTGCAGTTGCGGTCATCAGGAAGAGTACAGATACTTTCCCAATACAGCTAGACCAAGCAGGGATATGAAGATGGCCAGGAAAACAGTTGAGAAGCCCAGGTTGCAGTACCGTAGGTGCTATCCATTGGATAGCTTCGTAGTGCCTAAAGGAGGCCGTGTTGGTGGTACACCAACCAAGATTGCAGGCCCAAAGCAAGTATGGGAGCCAATGGATGCAAGAAAGAAGGCCAGCTTGGGGAATGGAAATAATGCTGCTGGAGTTGCTGATGATGCTGATCGGTCAGATCAAGTGGAATGCTCAAAGGATATTAGTGAGTGTGAAAAGCTGGAGAAAGTGTGTGAACCACTCGCGGTTTGTTCTGAGAGATCTGAGGAAGCTTGCAAGTCAGACACAGATCAGCCATGCAGTGAGAAGCGCCAGTCTGCATGTAATGATGAACCTCATGCCGTGGATAAGCCAGATAGCTGCTTGACAAAGGACACTGGTAGGACGGCAAACCTAACCAGTTCGGACAGTTCCTCATGTCTAAGTGAAGGAGACAGAGATAGTAGCATGAGTAGCATGACCTCACTCAGTGCTCAGAATGCAGAATCTTTATCTACATCTGATTCAGAAGAGTCTTCAGACAGGAACAATAGCAGCCCAGGTGATCCACCAGCAAAGAGCGCTTCCCGTTCATTACTTGAGATGTGTGCAGGAAATGGTTTCAGGGAGTACCAACCTAAAGGCCTGCATCCTCCTGACAGCAACCAGTTTGGGTTCAGGGTCGGCCCTTTTCAGGACCAGATGTTGCACCACCAGAAGGTCCATGCACCTTACTCAGCACCATTTATGGGGTTCCACAATCAACCCCTACCAGTTCCAACAAATGGGTACCTGTCGTATCCTCAGCCTGGTCACTTCTACCCTGGCCCTGTGGCCCCTGTTGGATATGGAGTTGCTGGGAACCAACGTGTGGACTTCCCAATGCAGTACAGCAATAACGTTCATCCTTACCCGGGCCCTGAGTTTGGTTTTCTGCCTACGGCGCCAGTTCACAAGACTCCTGTGAGCCTCCATGCTGTGCCagtgccaccaccacccccgctATGTAGAAGCGGAGTGCCGATGGTGATGAATCCAGAGAGGCAGCAGAGCCATCCTCTCCTTCCTAAATTAAACCAGGCAGTGCCGGTGGCTGAGAACGGCTGTGCAGAAGACAACACCACCAAGCAAAAACAGAAAGATGATGACAGCACGCCGTTCTCCTTGTTCCAGTTCAACCTGCCGATCGCCCCTCCCGCACCGGCAGCGTCCAAAGAAGAGCATGGTGGGGGAGCATTGGCGCCGTCGAGACCGCAGCTGCCAATTGCTCAGGCCCAGCCATGCTCAAGGGAGGAGACGAACATCAAGGAGTATAACCTCTTCTCCGGGTGTAATAAGGGAGCGATGTTTCAGCTCAACTAG
- the LOC101773233 gene encoding cysteine-rich receptor-like protein kinase 10: protein MAGVLLTILAFLLVLPSATAIGKVCGNAGNYTANGTYQSNLASVAATLPNNTSSLPQLFANATAGQGADAVYALALCRGDMTNNLTGCSDCVAGSFRYAQRMCPNDRAASVYDDGCLVGFSNRNFLVPANNNVTQDTSTLFEFWNPGSLAGNATLVSAGVRDLLAQTAQEAANNNGTPARFATAVMDASASATQTLYSMAQCTPDLSAGDCLSCLRWLIGMVNDTTSVRKGGRILVLRCNVRFETNMFNEGPPMKRITPSSSGPPAPPVPAPTPDKRSGIKPWVIPLIVAPPLAVVAICFIFYCCWKRRRNRKGNLRLRRKHANKLQAGDELDWEMEAELSEFSVFDFHQILQATDNFSEGNKLGEGGFGPVYKGQFPEGIEIAVKRLASHSGQGFIEFKNEVQLIAKLQHTNLVRLLGCCSQEEEKILVYEYLPNKSLDFFIFDENRKSLLDWNKRLAIIEGIAEGLLYLHKHSRLRVIHRDLKPSNILLDSELNPKISDFGLAKIFSSNNIEESTTRRVVGTYGYMAPEYASEGLFSIKSDVFSFGVLVLEILSGKRNSGSHECGDFINILGYAWQLYEEERWSELVDSSLVTMSHSAEMRRCMNIGLLCVQENAADRPTMLDVVAMLSSKTKILAEPKHPAYFNVRVGNEETPTTTKSCSINEMTISVTTPR from the exons ATGGCGGGCGTCCTGCTCACCAtcctcgccttcctcctcgTGCTGCCGTCAGCAACGGCAATAGGGAAGGTCTGCGGCAACGCCGGCAACTACACGGCCAACGGCACCTACCAGTCCAAcctcgcctccgtcgccgccaccctcccgaACAACACCTCCTCCTTGCCGCAGCTCTTCGCCAACGCTACCGCCGGCCAAGGCGCCGATGCGGTCTACGCGCTCGCGCTCTGCCGCGGCGACATGACCAACAACCTCACCGGCTGCAGCGATTGCGTCGCCGGCTCGTTCCGGTACGCGCAGCGGATGTGCCCCAACGACAGGGCCGCCAGCGTCTACGACGACGGCTGCCTCGTCGGCTTCTCCAACCGTAACTTCCTCGTCCCGGCCAATAATAATGTTACGCAAGATACCAGCACGCTCTTCGAGTTCTGGAACCCGGGGAGCCTCGCCGGCAACGCCACCCTGGTGAGCGCCGGCGTCCGCGACCTGCTGGCGCAGACTGCCCAGGAGGCCGCCAACAACAACGGCACGCCGGCGCGGTTCGCCACCGCGGTCATGGACGCCTCCGCCAGCGCCACCCAGACGCTCTACTCCATGGCGCAGTGCACGCCGGACCTCTCCGCCGGCGACTGCCTCTCGTGCCTCCGGTGGCTCATCGGCATGGTCAACGACACCACATCCGTGCGCAAGGGGGGGCGGATCCTCGTGCTCCGGTGCAACGTCAGGTTCGAGACGAACATGTTCAACGAAGGCCCGCCCATGAAGCGGATCACGCCGTCGTCATCGGgccctccggcgccgcccgtcCCGGCTCCAACGCCAGATAAGA GATCTGGGATCAAGCCCTGGGTGATTCCCTTGATTGTAGCACCTCCTCTAGCGGTCGTTGCAATATGTTTCATCTTTTACTGCTGttggaaaagaagaaggaacagAAAAG GCAATTTGAGATTACGACGAAAGCATGCTAACAAGTTGCAAGCAGGAGATGAACTAGATTGGGAGATGGAAGCAGAGCTCTCAGAGTTTTCAGTTTTCGACTTCCATCAGATACTGCAGGCTACAGATAACTTTTCTGAAGGAAACAAACTTGGGGAAGGTGGATTTGGCCCCGTATATAAG GGTCAGTTTCCTGAGGGAATTGAAATAGCTGTTAAGAGACTTGCTTCACATTCAGGACAAGGTTTCATCGAGTTCAAAAATGAGGTACAACTCATAGCAAAACTACAGCACACAAATTTGGTTAGGCTCTTGGGATGTTGCTCCCAAGAGGAGGAGAAAATTTTGGTCTATGAATATTTGCCAAACAAAAGCTTGGACTTCTTTATCTTTG ATGAAAATAGAAAATCTTTATTAGATTGGAACAAACGATTAGCGATAATTGAAGGAATAGCAGAAGGACTTCTCTATCTACATAAGCACTCCCGTTTGCGTGTCATACATCGAGATCTTAAACCAAGCAACATTCTTTTGGACAGCGAACTGAATCctaaaatttcagattttgggCTAGCAAAAATATTTAGCTCAAATAACATTGAAGAAAGCACTACAAGGAGAGTGGTTGGTACATA TGGCTACATGGCTCCTGAATATGCCTCCGAGGGGCTCTTCTCTATCAAATCCGATGTATTTAGCTTTGGCGTTCTCGTTCTTGAGATCCTTAGCGGAAAAAGGAATTCCGGTAGCCATGAATGCGGAGATTTCATCAATATCCTTGGATAT GCATGGCAATTATATGAAGAGGAAAGATGGAGTGAACTCGTTGATTCTTCATTGGTAACCATGAGTCACTCAGCTGAAATGAGGAGGTGCATGAACATTGGGTTGCTATGTGTGCAAGAGAATGCAGCTGATCGACCAACCATGTTAGATGTTGTTGCAATGCTAAGCAGCAAGACTAAAATTTTGGCTGAGCCGAAGCACCCAGCGTATTTCAATGTACGGGTAGGAAATGAAGAAACACCAACTACTACTAAGTCATGTAGCATCAATGAGATGACCATATCTGTCACAACTCCTAGATAG